The Brassica oleracea var. oleracea cultivar TO1000 chromosome C6, BOL, whole genome shotgun sequence genomic interval NNNNNNNNNNNNNNNNNNNNNNNNNNNNNNNNNNNNNNNNNNNNNNNNNNNNNNNNNNNNNNNNNNNNNNNNNNNNNNNNNNNNNNNNNNNNNNNNNNNNNNNNNNNNNNNNNNNNNNNNNNNNNNNNNNNNNNNNNNNNNNNNNNNNNNNNNNNNNNNNNNNNNNNNNNNNNNNNNNNNNNNNNNNNNNNNNNNNNNNNNNNNNNNNNNNNNNNNNNNNNNNNNNNNNNNNNNNNNNNNNNNNNNNNNNNNNNNNNNNNNNNNNNNNNNNNNNNNNNNNNNNNNNNNNNNNNNNNNNNNNNNNNNNNNNNNNNNNNNNNNNNNNNNNNNNNNNNNNNNNNNNNNNNNNNNNNNNNNNNNNNNNNNNNNNNNNNNNNNNNNNNNNNNNNNNNNNNNNNNNNNNNNNNNNNNNNNNNNNNNNNNNNNNNNNNNNNNNNNNNNNNNNNNNNNNNNNNNNNNNNNNNNNNNNNNNNNNNNNNNNNNNNNNNNNNNNNNNNNNNNNNNNNNNNNNNNNNNNNNNNNNNNNNNNNNNNNNNNNNNNNNNNNNNNNNNNNNNNNNNNNNNNNNNNNNNNNNNNNNNNNNNNNNNNNNNNNNNNNNNNNNNNNNNNNNNNNNNNNNNNNNNNNNNNNNNNNNNNNNNNNNNNNNNNNNNNNNNNNNNNNNNNNNNNNNNNNNNNNNNNNNNNNNNNNNNNNNNNNNNNNNNNNNNNNNNNNNNNNNNNNNNNNNNNNNNNNNNNNNNNNNNNNNNNNNNNNNNNNNNNNNNNNNNNNNNNNNNNNNNNNNNNNNNNNNNNNNNNNNNNNNNNNNNNNNNNNNNNNNNNNNNNNNNNNNNNNNNNNNNNNNNNNNNNNNNNNNNNNNNNNNNNNNNNNNNNNNNNNNNNNNNNNNNNNNNNNNNNNNNNNNNNNNNNNNNNNNNNNNNNNNNNNNNNNNNNNNNNNNNNNNNNNNNNNNNNNNNNNNNNNNNNNNNNNNNNNNNNNNNNNNNNNNNNNNNNNNNNNNNNNNNNNNNNNNNNNNNNNNNNNNNNNNNNNNNNNNNNNNNNNNNNNNNNNNNNNNNNNNNNNNNNNNNNNNNNNNNNNNNNNNNNNNNNNNNNNNNNNNNNNNNNNNNNNNNNNNNNNNNNNNNNNNNNNNNNNNNNNNNNNNNNNNNNNNNNNNNNNNNNNNNNNNNNNNNNNNNNNNNNNNNNNNNNNNNNNNNNNNNNNNNNNNNNNNNNNNNNNNNNNNNNNNNNNNNNNNNNNNNNNNNNNNNNNNNNNNNNNNNNNNNNNNNNNNNNNNNNNNNNNNNNNNNNNNNNNNNNNNNNNNNNNNNNNNNNNNNNNNNNNNNNNNNNNNNNNNNNNNNNNNNNNNNNNNNNNNNNNNNNNNNNNNNNNNNNNNNNNNNNNNNNNNNNNNNNNNNNNNNNNNNNNGTCACTCTCCCGTTAGCATCTCTATGCATATACATCCACTTCCGCAACTCGTAAATAGTCCCGGAGCCAGCCATTTTTTTTCTTTCACGTTTTTTGTTGTTGGTGTGTTTAAAATGATGTTCAAACATCCATATTTATAGGAAAATTCGAATCTGGTAGTTGTAATTTTCCTATGAATTTACGACGAAAATTAATTAGGTGAGCAAAAGAAACGTGTAACACCTATAAAGTTGGTGGATTCAAAAATTTTCTCGCTACATACACGTAAACTATTTCCTCGTAAATAACACGCAAAGTTTACGTCGTATTTACGAGGAAATATTTTTTCCTCGTAAAATACTCGTAAAGTTACATCCACTTTACGACGAAACACTTTTGTCGTTACGTTACGAGGAAATAAGATGACTTTAGTTTTTCACGTAAATTCCTCGTAAACTCGACGTAAATTTACGAGGATTGTTTTTCCTCGTTAAATTTCGTCGTTAAGCATGTGTTTTCTTGTAGTGATATAAATAATAAAACAAAATAATATTATTTTTATAGTTTTGAATTATGTTTTTAAATTTGAACTTTTTATAAATTTTTGTTTTAATTTTTTTTTTCGAATTTTCTTTTTGTCATTTGAAATTCTTTTGAAACTATTTTTAAAATTTTTATTTGTAAACTTAAAAAGAAAATTTAAATCTCTTCCCCAATACACTATTTTTTTGATTCTAAACTCTAAGTATATATTAATTAATCATAGAGTTATAAATGTATATTTATTTTTTAATAAAACATATTTAAGTTGTTTTATTTTTTAAAGAATTTTTTTGCGAAAATAAACTAAAAGTGTTATCATACGAAATTTCTCAAAATATGGCTGATGTTGAAATGCCGCAATAATCACAATGGACTTTAAAGCATAGTAGGCCAATATTTTTTATGAAAAGGCCTATCACATTCAGTCTGAAATATTGACCCAGTAATGTTGTTCTGTTTTGAGTAGCCAACAAGCAAGTTTTCTATTCTTCGCGTCTCCAGACGTTATTTATCTGCGTTTCTCCCGCTGCCTCTTCCACTTTGCTTCTTCTTTTCAAACCTCTCTTCCTTCCTTTACCCTGAATTCTCAGTTGTTATCTCTTGATTCTGCTATGGATACACCCTGAGGATCTATAAGCACGTATGTGGCATGTTCAGCACACAAAGTGCTCGATGCTATGCCTCAGTGAACTTTACTCAACGTATTGTATCATAATCCTTCTCATTTGATTTCAGGAGGGTTGGAAGATTCTTTCAATCATGCTCGGATCAGCTGTGATCATATGCCACGTATGATGTTATTACATTCTGATACAGAACATGCTGTCTTTTCCTTCCCTACTTGGCCTCATTAACCCGACATTGTCAAGTTTGTTGATGTTATTACGTACTGACACAGTCACATTTATCAATGCTGACTGAGAGTCTTTTCAAAACACTCGGACATTACGTCAGCCACGGTCGTTTACATGACGCCTTCAAAGCATTTTCTCTCATTCGTCTTCAGTCTTCTTCAAGTGATCTCCTTTTGCAATCCGCAGCTTCCCTTTTATCCGCCTGCGTCGAAGTTCGTTCACTTTCTTCAGGGCTGCAAGTTCACGCTCATTGTGTTTCCTCTGGTGTTGAATATGACCCTGCTTTAGTCCCAAAGCTGGTTACTTTTTACTCTTCCTTTAACCTCCACAGTGAAGCTCAGTCAATTACCGAGAACTCAGGCATTTTGCATCCCTTGCCTTGGAATGTACTCATCGGTTCGTATGCCAAGAACGAGATTTTCGAGGAGGCTATTGCTGCTTACAAGAGAATGGTGAGCAAGGGAATTACACCCGATGCCTTCACTTATCCCTCTGTTCTCAAGGCATGTGGTGAAACACTAGATTTTGCGTCTGGAAGGGTGGTTCATGGATCTATCGAGGTTAGCTCTCACAAGGGTAGCGTGTATGTCTGCAATGCGTTGATCTCTATGTATAAAAGGTTTGGAAACGTGGGTGTTGCTAGGAGGTTGTTTGATATGATGTCTGAAAGAGATGCTGTCTCGTGGAATGCAGTGATAAGCTGTTATGCTTCGGAAGGCATGTGGAGTGAAGCGTTTACGCTTTTCGATCAGATGTGGTTTTCAGGTGTAGAAGTCAGCGTCATAACTTGGAATATTGTTTCCGGAGGTTCTTTGCAAACAGGAAACTATGCAGGAGCTTTGAGTTTGGTCTCTAGGATGAGAAGTTTCCCCACAGGGTTAGACCACGTGGCTGTGATTATTGGCTTGAAGGCTTGCTCGCTCTTAGGAGCAAGACGGTTGGGGAAAGAGATTCACTGTCTTGCAATTCGCTGTTCTTACGATGGGATTGACAATGTTCGAAACACGTTGATCACAATGTACTCGAAATGCGACGACCTTAGGCACGCTTTTACAGTGTTTCAACAGATTGAGGACAAGAGTTTGAGTACTTGGAACTCTATCATTTCCGGTTATGCGCAAGTGAACAGATCAGAAGAAGCTTCTCACCTTTTCAGGGACATGATGCTCCATGGCCTACATCCAAATTCTGTGACGCTTGCAAGCATTCTCCCTCTTTGTGCTCGGGTTGCAAACCTACAACACGGGAGAGAGTTTCACTGCTACATCCTGAGGCGCGAGTGCTTCAAGGACTATACAATGCTATGGAACTCTCTCGTAGATGTTTATGCAAAATCAGGAGAAATTGTAGCTGCACAGCGAATATCTGATTCGATGAAGGAAAGAGACGAGGTAACATACACTTCCTTGATAGATGGATATGGAAATCAAGGTGAAGGGCGAGTTGCATTGGCTCTGTTCAAAGAGATGATCATGTCCGGTATTAAACCTGACCATGTAACCATGGTTGCTGTTCTGTCAGCATGCAGTCATTCCAAGTTAGTCCATGAAGGTCAAAGGCTGTTCAGGAAGATGCAGTGTGAGTATGGCATACGTCCTTGTCTTCAACACTTTTCTTGTATGGTTGATCTCTATGGCAGAGCAGGTCTCCTGGGGGAAGCCATGGATGTAATTCAAAGAATGCCATATGAGCCGTCTAGTGCCATGTGGGCTACTTTGCTAAACGCTTGCCACATCCACGGGAACACAGAGATTGGTGAATGGGCGGCGGAAAAGCTCCTGGAGATGAAGCCTGAGAATCCGGGGTACTATGTGTTGATTGCAAATATGTACGCAGCTGCTGGTTCTTGGAGCAAGCTTGCTGAAGTGAGGAGTTTTATGAGGGACTTGGGTGTGAAAAAGGCTCCTGGGAGTGCTTGGATTGACACAGGTTCTGGGTTTATACTGTTCTCGGTGAGGGACGCATCAAGCCCTCGAGCGTGTGAGACATATCCCCTGTTAGATGGTCTGAATCAGCTGATGAAAGACGCTGCTGGTTGTGCCATCAATGAGGAGCAGAGTTCAGATGAAGAACTTCTTCAAGAAGTAGGATGAAAATGATGGAGGATAAATGATGGACGTTAATGGTGGCGTTGAGCTGGAGAC includes:
- the LOC106296913 gene encoding pentatricopeptide repeat-containing protein At1g71490 — translated: MLTESLFKTLGHYVSHGRLHDAFKAFSLIRLQSSSSDLLLQSAASLLSACVEVRSLSSGLQVHAHCVSSGVEYDPALVPKLVTFYSSFNLHSEAQSITENSGILHPLPWNVLIGSYAKNEIFEEAIAAYKRMVSKGITPDAFTYPSVLKACGETLDFASGRVVHGSIEVSSHKGSVYVCNALISMYKRFGNVGVARRLFDMMSERDAVSWNAVISCYASEGMWSEAFTLFDQMWFSGVEVSVITWNIVSGGSLQTGNYAGALSLVSRMRSFPTGLDHVAVIIGLKACSLLGARRLGKEIHCLAIRCSYDGIDNVRNTLITMYSKCDDLRHAFTVFQQIEDKSLSTWNSIISGYAQVNRSEEASHLFRDMMLHGLHPNSVTLASILPLCARVANLQHGREFHCYILRRECFKDYTMLWNSLVDVYAKSGEIVAAQRISDSMKERDEVTYTSLIDGYGNQGEGRVALALFKEMIMSGIKPDHVTMVAVLSACSHSKLVHEGQRLFRKMQCEYGIRPCLQHFSCMVDLYGRAGLLGEAMDVIQRMPYEPSSAMWATLLNACHIHGNTEIGEWAAEKLLEMKPENPGYYVLIANMYAAAGSWSKLAEVRSFMRDLGVKKAPGSAWIDTGSGFILFSVRDASSPRACETYPLLDGLNQLMKDAAGCAINEEQSSDEELLQEVG